A window of Thermosynechococcus sp. NK55a contains these coding sequences:
- a CDS encoding response regulator transcription factor, which produces MKILIIEDDRTIASLVAESLAHQQYIVESVHDAETGLDYLEASPFDLLILDLGLPRMDGLSFCQIIRQKGHSLPILMLTARDTSSDKVIGLDAGADDYIVKPFDLPELLARVRALLRRKPLPFTPTLHWGALVLELDSTKVMYNHQELHLTPKEYAILEVLLRHGSRILSRSAIVDHAWPFDEMPGEETVKVHLRSLRHKLKAVGAPANFIETVYGFGYRLNPNFQSQT; this is translated from the coding sequence GTGAAAATCTTAATTATCGAAGACGATAGGACAATTGCGAGCTTAGTTGCCGAATCCCTAGCACATCAGCAGTACATTGTTGAAAGTGTCCATGATGCAGAGACGGGGCTTGACTATTTAGAAGCCAGCCCTTTTGACCTCCTTATCTTAGACCTCGGCTTACCTCGCATGGACGGTCTCAGCTTTTGCCAAATAATTCGCCAAAAAGGCCACTCACTTCCTATTCTGATGCTGACCGCTCGAGACACCAGTAGCGATAAAGTCATTGGCCTTGATGCGGGTGCCGATGACTACATTGTCAAGCCCTTTGATCTCCCTGAACTCTTGGCCAGAGTCCGTGCCCTATTGAGGCGCAAGCCACTACCCTTCACCCCTACTCTTCACTGGGGTGCCCTCGTTCTTGAGCTCGATAGCACTAAAGTAATGTACAACCATCAAGAGTTGCATCTTACACCCAAAGAGTATGCCATCTTAGAGGTGTTATTGCGCCATGGCAGCCGTATTCTGAGCCGCTCAGCTATTGTGGATCATGCTTGGCCTTTTGATGAGATGCCAGGTGAGGAAACGGTTAAAGTCCACTTAAGAAGCCTACGTCATAAGTTGAAAGCAGTAGGGGCCCCTGCTAATTTTATTGAGACTGTCTATGGTTTTGGCTATCGGCTTAATCCGAACTTCCAATCGCAAACTTAG
- the argJ gene encoding bifunctional glutamate N-acetyltransferase/amino-acid acetyltransferase ArgJ: MSHWQRITGGVTAAKGYRAAGITAGLKASGAPDLALIVSDVPAIAAGVFTTNHMCAAPVSYCRQRLQTKGTAQAILCNSGQANAATGEQGWQAVLAQADMVATALGLSPEMVLVASTGVIGQPIPLEKMRQALPTLTANLSDGGGEAAARAIMTTDLVPKQIALEAEWEGQTIRIGGMAKGSGMIHPKMATMLAFITCDAAVSPHLWQEMLQRACDRSFNQITVDGDTSTNDSVIALANGQSRTPAIAEPGAAATRLEEMLTAVCVHLAKAIARDGEGATCLIEVQVSGASDDTAARQVARTIASSMLVKSAIYGRDPNWGRIAAAAGYAGVPFDASNLAISLGGIAMMRQGQPLPFDRAAAHAYLVQQAAASRDASGQQSIDHPVVIEVSIGRGSGQGVAWGCDLSYDYIKINAEYTT, translated from the coding sequence ATGAGCCACTGGCAACGAATTACAGGTGGTGTGACTGCCGCCAAAGGGTATCGAGCTGCGGGAATAACGGCAGGACTCAAAGCTTCAGGAGCACCGGATTTGGCATTGATTGTTTCCGATGTGCCAGCGATCGCCGCTGGGGTATTTACGACAAACCATATGTGTGCCGCACCCGTCAGCTACTGTCGGCAGCGGTTACAAACCAAGGGAACGGCGCAGGCCATTTTGTGTAATTCGGGTCAGGCCAATGCCGCCACGGGAGAACAGGGCTGGCAGGCGGTTTTGGCCCAAGCGGATATGGTGGCAACGGCCTTGGGGCTCAGTCCAGAGATGGTGCTTGTGGCCTCCACTGGGGTCATTGGTCAACCCATTCCCCTCGAAAAAATGCGCCAAGCGCTGCCAACCCTGACGGCAAACTTGAGTGATGGTGGTGGCGAGGCTGCTGCTCGGGCAATTATGACAACAGATTTAGTACCCAAGCAAATTGCTCTTGAAGCCGAGTGGGAGGGGCAAACCATTCGCATTGGTGGGATGGCCAAGGGGTCGGGAATGATTCACCCGAAGATGGCAACGATGCTGGCCTTTATTACTTGTGATGCCGCCGTGTCTCCCCATCTGTGGCAGGAGATGCTACAGCGCGCCTGCGATCGCTCCTTCAATCAAATTACTGTGGATGGCGACACCAGTACCAATGACAGTGTAATTGCTTTGGCCAATGGACAATCCCGTACTCCGGCGATCGCGGAGCCGGGAGCAGCCGCCACCCGCCTTGAAGAAATGCTGACGGCTGTTTGTGTACATTTAGCGAAGGCGATCGCCCGCGATGGGGAGGGGGCAACTTGCCTCATTGAAGTACAAGTGAGCGGTGCCAGTGATGATACCGCTGCCCGTCAAGTGGCCAGAACCATTGCAAGTTCAATGCTGGTCAAGTCGGCTATCTATGGCCGAGATCCCAACTGGGGACGCATTGCTGCCGCTGCGGGTTATGCCGGGGTGCCCTTTGATGCCAGTAATCTGGCCATTTCCCTGGGGGGCATTGCCATGATGCGCCAAGGTCAGCCTTTACCTTTCGATCGCGCTGCTGCCCATGCCTATTTAGTTCAGCAAGCCGCCGCCAGTAGGGATGCCAGTGGTCAGCAATCCATTGACCATCCTGTGGTGATTGAGGTAAGTATTGGCCGCGGTAGTGGTCAAGGGGTCGCTTGGGGCTGCGATCTCAGCTACGATTACATTAAAATTAACGCTGAATACACGACTTAA